The Pyramidobacter porci genome has a window encoding:
- a CDS encoding ISAs1 family transposase, translating into MNQTFLELLAEIEDFRKGNAIHYRLQDILLVSVLAVICNMDTSTETAMFADHQKKYLAPFCDFRHGTPSHDTFGKVLSRLDPRVLSERFNAWMSELYVHLGELAESRGMTVAIDGKTICRSGSSEQKASHVLTAFASRAQLVLGQIKTDGKSNEITAIPELLDLFQVKDTVVTIDAMGTQKNIAARIVEQGGDYVLAVKGNQKKLHDDIIRHLRSEAQDTSTRELKAKGQYAVTLEKDHGRIERRECYLSNDLSWFEGLEDWRGIAGVAWIRNTRNVDNKNNKTTTEDHYFIYSLKGARAQDLLRIKREHWAIENNLRWMLDVAFREDDCRARAKNAAEVMNILR; encoded by the coding sequence ATGAACCAGACATTTCTGGAACTGCTGGCGGAGATTGAGGACTTTCGTAAAGGAAACGCGATCCACTATCGGCTCCAGGATATCCTTCTGGTCAGCGTGCTGGCCGTGATCTGCAACATGGATACCTCCACGGAAACGGCCATGTTTGCCGATCATCAGAAGAAATATCTGGCGCCGTTCTGCGACTTCCGCCACGGCACACCCTCTCACGATACCTTCGGCAAGGTGTTGAGCCGCCTCGATCCCCGCGTGTTGTCCGAACGCTTCAACGCCTGGATGAGCGAACTGTACGTCCACCTGGGCGAGCTGGCGGAGTCAAGAGGCATGACCGTCGCCATCGACGGCAAGACCATATGCCGCAGCGGCAGTTCCGAACAGAAAGCCAGTCACGTGCTCACCGCTTTTGCCAGTCGGGCGCAGCTGGTCCTCGGTCAGATCAAGACCGACGGGAAGAGCAACGAGATCACGGCCATCCCCGAACTGCTGGACCTCTTTCAGGTCAAAGACACCGTCGTCACCATCGACGCCATGGGGACGCAGAAGAACATCGCCGCCAGGATCGTCGAACAGGGCGGAGATTACGTCCTCGCCGTCAAAGGCAATCAGAAGAAACTGCACGACGACATCATCCGGCACCTGCGCAGCGAAGCGCAGGACACAAGCACAAGAGAACTCAAAGCCAAAGGACAGTACGCTGTTACTCTGGAAAAAGATCATGGGCGCATCGAGAGAAGAGAATGTTACCTCTCCAACGACCTGAGCTGGTTCGAAGGACTTGAAGACTGGCGAGGCATCGCGGGAGTGGCGTGGATCCGCAACACCCGGAACGTCGATAACAAGAATAACAAGACGACCACTGAAGACCATTACTTCATCTACAGCCTGAAAGGAGCCCGGGCGCAAGACCTTCTGCGCATCAAGCGAGAGCACTGGGCGATCGAGAACAACTTACGCTGGATGCTGGACGTGGCCTTCAGGGAGGATGACTGCCGGGCGAGAGCGAAGAACGCGGCGGAAGTGATGAACATTCTGCG